The following are encoded together in the Juglans microcarpa x Juglans regia isolate MS1-56 chromosome 2D, Jm3101_v1.0, whole genome shotgun sequence genome:
- the LOC121250182 gene encoding ethylene-responsive transcription factor ERF010-like, whose protein sequence is MEGGGGGGEREENRRKRGVEMCERPYKGIRMRKWGKWVAEIREPNKRSRIWLGSYSTPVAAARAYDTAVFYLRGPSARLNFPEFLAGEALCGDMSAASIRKKATEVGAQVDAVETALHHQPQQHRDHHASAAAAVTSEFNSCGGFVERVDLNKLPDPDYSDGEWEGN, encoded by the coding sequence ATggaaggaggtggtggaggaggagagagggaggagaataGGAGGAAGAGAGGGGTGGAGATGTGCGAGAGGCCGTACAAGGGGATAAGGATGAGGAAGTGGGGCAAGTGGGTGGCCGAGATTAGGGAACCCAATAAGCGCTCCAGGATTTGGCTCGGCTCCTACTCCACCCCAGTCGCCGCCGCTCGGGCCTACGACACAGCCGTCTTTTATCTTAGGGGGCCTTCCGCTCGCCTCAATTTCCCCGAGTTCTTGGCAGGAGAAGCGCTCTGCGGAGACATGTCGGCCGCTTCCATTAGGAAGAAGGCGACCGAGGTCGGCGCGCAAGTCGACGCGGTGGAGACGGCTCTGCATCATCAGCCACAACAACATCGTGACCACCACGCATCGGCGGCGGCAGCGGTGACAAGCGAGTTCAACTCTTGCGGAGGGTTCGTGGAGCGGGTCGACTTGAATAAGTTGCCCGACCCAGATTATTCTGACGGGGAGTGGGAAGGGAACTGA